One genomic window of Candidatus Zixiibacteriota bacterium includes the following:
- a CDS encoding M42 family metallopeptidase: MIRHLKKYAKLSYDKLGSVIGTKKGTSDSPRVAVVGHLDEIGFMVSEITEDGYIKFIPLGGWWGHVALAQRVRVITSKGPVLGVIGSTPPHLLKEDERKKVLDIDDMFIDVGAMEKFDVAKKLGIRVGDPIIPDSNFAIMNNKKLYMAKAFDNRVCCAMVADILKYFNKNNHPNTILGIGTVQEEVGLRGARTAAYESNPDVALILDVSVARDIPPDGFKRAEKLGGGPGILVYDGSMIPNQRLRELVIRTAELKKLPFHLTSLRRGGTDGGAFHISRSGVPTIFIAIETRYIHSHNSIIHRDDYDNVVRLTCEVIKKLDRKAVAVLTEN; encoded by the coding sequence ATGATCCGCCATTTGAAAAAATATGCCAAACTCAGCTATGATAAACTGGGCTCCGTAATCGGCACCAAAAAGGGAACCTCCGACAGCCCGCGGGTGGCGGTGGTTGGCCATCTGGATGAAATCGGTTTCATGGTCAGTGAAATTACAGAAGATGGGTATATTAAATTTATTCCGCTGGGAGGCTGGTGGGGGCATGTGGCACTGGCTCAGCGCGTCCGGGTAATAACTTCCAAGGGGCCGGTTCTTGGAGTTATCGGATCGACGCCACCTCATCTGCTTAAGGAAGATGAGCGGAAGAAAGTGCTTGATATCGATGATATGTTTATCGATGTTGGTGCCATGGAAAAATTTGATGTGGCAAAAAAACTCGGGATTCGAGTCGGCGATCCGATTATTCCGGATTCGAACTTCGCCATCATGAATAATAAAAAACTGTATATGGCCAAGGCTTTCGATAATCGCGTCTGTTGCGCCATGGTGGCCGATATTCTAAAGTATTTCAATAAAAATAATCATCCCAATACCATCCTGGGGATCGGGACGGTTCAGGAAGAGGTTGGTTTACGGGGGGCCCGTACGGCGGCATATGAAAGTAATCCTGATGTGGCCCTGATTCTCGATGTCAGCGTGGCCCGTGATATTCCCCCCGATGGATTTAAAAGAGCCGAAAAACTTGGGGGCGGTCCGGGAATCCTTGTTTATGATGGTTCTATGATACCCAATCAAAGGCTTCGGGAACTGGTTATCAGGACGGCCGAACTTAAGAAACTGCCATTTCATCTGACATCCCTTAGAAGAGGCGGCACTGATGGCGGGGCCTTCCATATCAGCCGATCCGGTGTCCCGACTATTTTTATAGCCATCGAAACCAGGTATATCCATTCGCATAACAGTATTATCCATCGTGATGATTATGATAATGTGGTCAGGCTGACTTGCGAGGTGATAAAGAAACTGGATCGAAAAGCAGTCGCAGTCTTGACCGAAAATTAA
- a CDS encoding HAD family hydrolase: MIWSRKYAGRRLSKENNSMAEIKGVLFDLGSTLLEYETIPWEELNIRCFDAGYSFLVKDGIDVPPRDVFWEKHLEIRQNYRKYAADTLREWNVVDALNELLKSVGINGEKSLAEIFFRAFYQPISRQLSLFADSQHILRELKQRGFKIGLVSNTIFPADYHLDELKKYGLLPYFDFTIFSSSFGFRKPHPSIYQHALKLIDLPPENLVFVGDRYQEDCLGPQKMGIRPILKYREGRDYPDPLPSDLTVIKSLSELPAHIGV, translated from the coding sequence ATGATCTGGTCGAGGAAATATGCCGGGCGGCGATTGAGTAAAGAAAATAATAGCATGGCCGAAATAAAAGGCGTTCTATTTGATCTGGGTTCAACCCTATTGGAATATGAGACTATTCCATGGGAAGAATTAAACATCAGGTGTTTTGATGCCGGTTATAGTTTTCTGGTGAAAGATGGGATTGATGTCCCACCACGGGATGTTTTCTGGGAAAAACATCTTGAAATAAGGCAGAACTACAGGAAATACGCCGCGGATACGCTCCGAGAATGGAATGTTGTCGATGCTCTAAATGAACTGCTTAAATCGGTAGGAATTAACGGCGAAAAATCGCTGGCTGAAATATTTTTCCGGGCTTTCTATCAGCCGATTTCAAGGCAATTGTCATTATTCGCCGATAGTCAACATATTCTGAGAGAACTGAAGCAAAGAGGATTTAAAATCGGACTGGTTTCCAATACGATTTTCCCGGCCGATTATCACCTTGATGAGTTAAAAAAATATGGCCTTCTGCCGTATTTTGATTTTACCATCTTTTCATCATCCTTTGGATTCCGGAAACCGCATCCGTCTATTTATCAACACGCCCTGAAATTAATTGACCTTCCACCCGAAAATCTGGTATTTGTTGGCGATCGCTACCAGGAAGACTGTCTGGGACCTCAAAAGATGGGTATCAGGCCGATTCTGAAATATCGGGAGGGGCGGGATTATCCCGATCCCTTGCCATCGGATTTAACCGTAATTAAATCCCTGTCTGAATTACCGGCGCATATCGGAGTCTGA
- a CDS encoding D-alanine--D-alanine ligase: MKKKLNILILAGGYSEERDVSLSSSRAIFEALVRRGHQVAVIDSATGQSLTDGRGQFLLVKDKNSTSKIALKDRGGLALTKVMSRDEFGKLDVVFLGLHGGAGEDGTIQAVLDLAGVKYTGSGRLASAVAMDKAFTKRILNNEEIPTPSWILYKNIRPAKLNDCLGEIKTKFDFPVIIKPNNSGSTCGLTLVKNEKGLRAAFDAALEVSMEVLVEKYIQGREITAALLNGRPLPLVEIVPSNELYDYQCKYTKGKSQYICPAQIPENITGLIQNLAVRAYDIIGCAGLARVDFILDDKNRPYFLEINTLPGMTELSLSPMAASEAGISFDDLVEEICRAAIE; the protein is encoded by the coding sequence ATGAAAAAGAAATTGAATATTCTGATTTTGGCCGGGGGGTACTCCGAAGAAAGAGATGTTTCCCTATCCTCATCTCGCGCTATTTTTGAGGCCCTGGTTAGACGCGGTCATCAGGTTGCGGTTATTGATTCCGCCACCGGTCAATCGCTGACTGATGGTCGGGGACAGTTTCTTCTGGTCAAAGATAAAAACTCGACCTCGAAAATTGCCCTTAAAGATCGAGGCGGCTTGGCTCTGACCAAAGTGATGAGTCGCGATGAATTCGGTAAACTGGATGTGGTTTTTTTGGGGCTTCACGGCGGAGCCGGGGAAGACGGCACTATTCAGGCGGTGCTGGATCTGGCCGGAGTTAAATATACCGGTTCCGGACGGCTGGCATCGGCGGTGGCGATGGATAAAGCCTTCACCAAGCGAATTCTTAATAATGAAGAAATCCCGACCCCAAGCTGGATTTTGTATAAAAATATCAGGCCCGCAAAGCTAAATGATTGCCTGGGTGAAATAAAAACAAAATTCGATTTCCCGGTTATTATCAAGCCCAATAATTCCGGTTCAACCTGCGGCCTGACCCTTGTTAAAAATGAGAAAGGCCTCAGGGCCGCCTTTGATGCGGCTTTAGAGGTCTCCATGGAAGTCCTGGTTGAAAAATATATCCAAGGGCGCGAAATCACGGCCGCTCTTCTGAATGGGCGCCCGTTGCCTCTGGTGGAGATTGTGCCGTCCAATGAGCTGTATGATTATCAGTGTAAATATACCAAAGGCAAATCGCAATACATTTGCCCGGCGCAAATTCCTGAAAATATCACCGGATTAATCCAGAATCTGGCAGTTCGCGCCTATGATATAATCGGTTGTGCGGGTCTGGCCCGGGTCGATTTCATCCTGGATGATAAGAACCGGCCGTATTTCCTCGAAATTAATACCTTGCCGGGTATGACAGAGCTGTCTCTTTCCCCGATGGCGGCTAGTGAAGCCGGAATAAGTTTCGATGATCTGGTCGAGGAAATATGCCGGGCGGCGATTGAGTAA